A section of the Roseomonas marmotae genome encodes:
- a CDS encoding uroporphyrinogen-III synthase: protein MTAPAVLVTRPEPGAAETAAAVAALGWRPLLAPALVLAPLPPPADLTAPAQALLLPSRAAARALPGVRRDLPVLAVGPGTAEEARAAGFTCVSAASGDAVSLTAEAARSLDPRAGPLLLAVGRGYSDALAASLRGHGFAVRRRVVYAARPADSLSAEAAEALRAGEVRAALFFSPRSASVTMALLRRAGLAETVGSVAALALSARIATALAGLSWQTIRATPTPEPMALMALLGPAHHPAVRPDREGQEKNV from the coding sequence ATGACGGCGCCCGCCGTCCTGGTCACCCGGCCCGAGCCCGGCGCGGCGGAAACCGCCGCCGCCGTGGCCGCGCTGGGCTGGCGCCCCCTGCTGGCGCCCGCGCTGGTGCTGGCGCCGCTGCCGCCGCCCGCCGACCTCACGGCCCCCGCCCAGGCCCTGCTGCTGCCCAGCCGTGCCGCCGCGCGCGCCCTGCCGGGGGTGCGGCGCGACCTGCCTGTGCTCGCCGTCGGCCCCGGCACGGCCGAGGAGGCCCGCGCCGCCGGTTTTACCTGCGTCAGCGCAGCCTCTGGCGATGCCGTGTCCTTGACCGCAGAAGCCGCACGCAGCCTGGACCCCAGGGCCGGGCCGCTGCTGCTGGCAGTGGGGCGCGGCTATAGCGACGCGCTGGCGGCCTCGTTGCGGGGCCATGGCTTCGCCGTGCGGCGGCGGGTGGTCTATGCCGCCCGCCCCGCCGATTCGCTGTCCGCCGAGGCCGCCGAGGCCCTGCGGGCGGGGGAGGTGCGGGCGGCGCTGTTTTTCTCGCCACGCTCGGCCAGCGTGACCATGGCGTTGCTGCGGCGGGCCGGGCTGGCGGAAACCGTGGGGAGCGTGGCGGCGTTGGCGCTTTCGGCGCGGATTGCCACGGCACTGGCGGGACTGTCCTGGCAGACGATCCGTGCTACCCCCACGCCCGAACCGATGGCGCTGATGGCCCTTCTGGGCCCGGCGCACCACCCGGCCGTGAGGCCCGACCGCGAGGGGCAGGAGAAGAATGTCTGA
- the hemC gene encoding hydroxymethylbilane synthase: MSLAHPASPSAAAGAFAYPHVCAAPADLRAGSVAAHVKPHDRRALPLRVGTRGSPLALWQTRTFLDLVTRFCPVLRNVNAFEEHVIATSGDRIQDKRLADIGGKGLFAKEIHEALLDGRVDFAVHSLKDLETELPPGIVLACTLKREDSRDCLVLGPHCGALDAADPFGTLPAGARVGTASLRRQAQLLHARPDLQVGMIRGNVGSRLGKLAAGEFDATLLALAGLKRLEMADRASIILDADSMVPAAGQGIVAVTVRAADLELHELLSGIEDSEARAVSRAERALLAALDGSCRTPIGGHARLLPNGELHLTGLVARPDGTFLLKRSLHGAVADAERIGLELGDSLRADSPADIFIQ, encoded by the coding sequence ATGTCCCTTGCCCACCCCGCTTCGCCGTCTGCCGCGGCGGGCGCCTTCGCATACCCGCATGTCTGCGCCGCTCCTGCCGATCTGCGCGCCGGGTCCGTCGCCGCCCACGTGAAGCCGCATGACCGCAGGGCATTGCCGCTGCGCGTGGGCACCCGTGGCTCGCCGCTGGCCCTGTGGCAGACCCGCACCTTCCTCGACCTGGTGACGCGCTTCTGCCCGGTGCTGCGCAATGTCAACGCCTTCGAGGAGCATGTCATCGCCACCTCGGGCGACCGCATCCAGGACAAGCGCCTGGCCGATATCGGCGGCAAGGGCCTCTTTGCCAAGGAGATCCATGAGGCGCTGCTCGACGGGCGGGTGGACTTCGCCGTCCATAGTTTGAAGGACCTGGAGACCGAGCTGCCGCCGGGCATCGTCCTCGCCTGCACCCTGAAGCGGGAGGATTCGCGGGACTGCCTGGTGCTGGGCCCGCATTGCGGCGCGCTGGACGCGGCCGACCCCTTTGGCACCCTGCCGGCCGGCGCGCGGGTCGGCACGGCCAGCCTGCGGCGGCAGGCGCAGCTGCTGCACGCGCGCCCGGACCTCCAGGTCGGCATGATCCGCGGCAATGTCGGCTCCCGCCTCGGCAAGCTGGCTGCCGGCGAATTCGACGCCACCCTGCTGGCCCTGGCCGGGCTGAAGCGGCTGGAGATGGCGGATCGCGCCTCCATCATCCTGGATGCCGATTCCATGGTGCCGGCCGCCGGACAGGGCATCGTCGCCGTCACCGTGCGGGCGGCGGATCTGGAGCTGCATGAGCTGCTCTCCGGCATCGAGGACAGCGAGGCCCGCGCCGTCTCCCGCGCCGAGCGGGCGCTGCTGGCGGCGCTGGACGGTTCCTGCCGCACGCCTATCGGCGGCCATGCGCGGCTGCTGCCCAATGGCGAGCTGCACCTGACCGGGCTGGTGGCGCGGCCCGACGGCACCTTCCTGCTGAAGCGCAGCCTGCATGGCGCCGTGGCGGATGCCGAGCGGATCGGGCTGGAGCTGGGCGACAGCCTGCGGGCCGACAGCCCCGCCGACATCTTCATCCAGTAG
- a CDS encoding methyl-accepting chemotaxis protein, whose protein sequence is MTLRRRIVASLAILFLSFLGLGGFALDRLGKVRQASDGIAAHASGSMHLLSELADGSHRYRNAVLLAGMRQDDSLRAQDEATIASQRAEVTRLLDSYRPVGADEMESRGFVQLAQAWRAYIGLMPAAQPPGRPASTREQLNNEEREAFARFERARDQLSKHMLSAMQAVVQHSHRTYDTAYWLILGAVLLGALLSLGIALNLAASVTSPLLRLAGVMDRMTRGELEAVVTDQERADEIGSMARALEVFRARVRDGERLAREQAEMDVAQSQRAQKLDELVCAFGEETRGMLDGVRQAAERLNGTASRMGQAAEEGARLTEALSTASEGASGNAQTAAAATEELASSIGEITRQVGRSAEVSRRAVAEAERTDRTVRDLAETASKIGDVVRLIADIAGQTNLLALNATIEAARAGEAGKGFAVVASEVKSLASQTARATEEIGQQVGAIQGATGQAVEAIRSIGLVVAEIDQTAAAIAAAVEQQGAATQEIARNIAGTAEAASTVSRETAVVRDSAGASGDAAREVREASRELNDQANGLRARVDRFLNLVRAA, encoded by the coding sequence ATGACCCTGCGCCGCCGCATCGTCGCGTCCCTTGCCATTCTGTTCCTCAGCTTCCTCGGCCTCGGCGGCTTCGCGCTGGATCGGCTGGGCAAGGTGCGGCAGGCATCGGATGGCATCGCCGCGCATGCCAGTGGCAGCATGCACCTGCTGTCGGAACTGGCCGATGGCTCCCATCGCTATCGCAACGCAGTGCTGCTGGCAGGAATGCGGCAGGATGACAGCTTGCGCGCGCAGGATGAGGCCACCATCGCCAGTCAGCGGGCGGAGGTCACGCGCCTCCTCGACAGCTACAGGCCGGTTGGCGCGGATGAGATGGAGAGCCGGGGCTTCGTGCAGCTTGCCCAGGCCTGGCGTGCCTATATCGGCCTGATGCCCGCCGCCCAACCGCCGGGCCGCCCGGCCAGCACGCGGGAGCAACTGAACAATGAGGAACGGGAGGCCTTCGCGCGTTTTGAACGGGCGCGGGACCAGCTGAGCAAGCATATGCTGTCGGCCATGCAGGCGGTGGTGCAGCATTCTCACCGGACCTACGACACGGCTTACTGGCTGATCCTGGGTGCCGTGCTGCTCGGCGCCCTGCTCTCCCTGGGCATCGCGTTGAACCTGGCCGCCAGCGTGACCTCGCCGCTGCTGCGCCTGGCCGGCGTCATGGACCGCATGACGCGTGGAGAGCTGGAAGCGGTAGTGACGGATCAGGAGCGCGCCGACGAGATCGGCAGCATGGCGCGCGCGCTGGAAGTCTTCCGCGCCAGGGTGCGGGATGGCGAGCGGCTGGCACGAGAGCAGGCGGAGATGGACGTCGCCCAGTCCCAGCGAGCGCAGAAGCTGGATGAGCTGGTATGCGCCTTCGGTGAGGAGACGCGCGGCATGCTGGATGGCGTGCGCCAGGCCGCCGAGCGGCTGAACGGCACCGCCAGCCGCATGGGCCAGGCGGCGGAGGAAGGCGCACGGCTGACCGAGGCACTCTCCACCGCGTCCGAAGGCGCGTCGGGCAATGCGCAGACCGCCGCCGCGGCGACGGAGGAACTCGCATCCTCGATTGGCGAGATCACCCGGCAGGTCGGCCGCTCGGCCGAGGTGTCACGCCGTGCCGTGGCGGAGGCCGAGCGCACGGATCGCACGGTGCGCGACCTGGCTGAGACCGCCAGCAAGATCGGCGATGTGGTGCGGCTGATCGCCGATATCGCCGGGCAGACCAATCTGCTGGCCCTGAACGCCACCATCGAGGCGGCGCGGGCGGGCGAGGCAGGCAAGGGCTTCGCCGTCGTCGCCAGCGAGGTGAAATCTCTCGCCAGCCAGACAGCGCGCGCGACGGAGGAGATCGGCCAGCAGGTGGGCGCCATCCAGGGCGCAACGGGGCAGGCGGTGGAGGCCATCCGCAGCATCGGGCTGGTGGTGGCCGAGATCGACCAGACCGCCGCCGCCATTGCAGCCGCAGTGGAGCAGCAGGGTGCCGCGACGCAGGAAATCGCCCGCAATATCGCCGGCACGGCGGAGGCCGCCTCCACCGTCTCGCGGGAGACGGCGGTGGTGCGGGATTCCGCCGGCGCCAGCGGGGATGCCGCGCGGGAGGTGCGGGAAGCATCCCGAGAGTTGAACGATCAGGCCAATGGCCTGCGCGCACGGGTGGACCGCTTCCTGAACTTGGTACGCGCGGCCTAG
- a CDS encoding DUF4214 domain-containing protein has protein sequence MNTGDIVRIGPVSRIAFANGVIDFSGASHAAEVVRLYATILGREPDEAGMINWNDHMAHGMSLAQVAEGFFSSNEFITRFGGLTNEALVVNLYWESLGRLPDTAGMAVQLGALDAGLSRAQLIANFVQSPEAARKFEASHPGGLWVRDSNATVVGMAYDAVFDRTPDAVGLAFWTGKLARGELTARQLVEAIADSDEFRAHHAHQDDVAYVTSIYRSTLEREPDPEGLAHWVDHLAQQRMDRIDVVLLIGMSDEQREQFMQHPHGDAFLG, from the coding sequence TTGAACACGGGCGACATCGTCCGGATCGGACCGGTTTCCCGCATCGCCTTCGCCAATGGCGTGATCGACTTCTCCGGTGCCTCGCACGCGGCCGAGGTGGTGCGTCTCTACGCCACCATCCTGGGGCGGGAGCCGGATGAGGCCGGCATGATCAACTGGAACGACCACATGGCGCATGGCATGAGCCTGGCGCAGGTCGCGGAGGGTTTCTTCAGCAGCAACGAGTTCATCACCCGCTTCGGCGGCCTCACCAACGAGGCCCTGGTGGTGAACCTCTATTGGGAGTCACTCGGGCGGTTGCCGGACACCGCGGGGATGGCCGTGCAGCTCGGGGCCCTTGATGCCGGTCTCAGCCGTGCACAGCTGATCGCGAATTTCGTCCAGAGCCCGGAGGCCGCCAGGAAATTCGAGGCCAGCCATCCCGGCGGCCTCTGGGTGCGGGACAGCAACGCGACGGTGGTGGGCATGGCCTATGACGCCGTCTTCGACCGCACGCCGGATGCCGTCGGGCTGGCCTTCTGGACCGGCAAGCTGGCGCGCGGCGAGTTGACCGCGCGACAGTTGGTGGAAGCCATCGCCGATAGCGACGAGTTCCGCGCCCACCACGCGCACCAGGACGATGTCGCCTATGTCACCTCCATCTACCGCAGCACGCTGGAGCGGGAGCCGGACCCGGAAGGGCTGGCCCATTGGGTGGACCATCTGGCGCAGCAGCGGATGGACCGTATCGACGTGGTGCTGCTGATCGGCATGTCGGACGAGCAGCGGGAGCAGTTCATGCAGCACCCGCATGGCGACGCCTTCCTGGGCTAG
- a CDS encoding heme biosynthesis HemY N-terminal domain-containing protein, producing the protein MRRALWLLLLCLVTVGVAWFLMRMGGTVEVRVGDTFIGVNLPVVLLILAVLFLVLHGLLSGWRALRRLPARMRAKREARDREKGEAALTRALVALAAGTADTARLEVRRARQLLGDKPQVLLLSAEAERLNGSEEGATEAFQALAAREDARFLGLRGLLRQAIQRQDWPAAQQLAREAEAAQPGAAWLREERAALALRTRDWREALALAAPKAPKAQLAMAAARQEQDPAQAAELERQAFQADPGFAPAAVAYAARLEAAGSHRKARGVLEQAWAAMPHPDIAAAYLDRESDPLERVKLAEALVHANRNHPESRLLLARTALAASLTGRARQELEALVQEGTADTRAYLALVELEQVEHGESAVARAAEARWLRAATAAPSEPRWRCGHCGKLHAQWVPVCDACGTAGEVAWQPGPAQILPRA; encoded by the coding sequence ATGCGCCGCGCGCTCTGGCTGCTGCTGCTCTGCCTCGTCACCGTCGGCGTCGCCTGGTTCCTGATGCGGATGGGCGGCACGGTGGAGGTACGCGTCGGCGATACCTTCATCGGCGTCAACCTGCCGGTGGTGCTGCTGATCCTTGCGGTGCTCTTCCTGGTGCTGCACGGGCTGCTGAGCGGCTGGCGCGCCCTGCGCCGCCTGCCTGCCCGCATGCGCGCCAAGCGCGAGGCCCGTGACCGCGAGAAGGGCGAGGCCGCGCTGACCCGCGCCCTGGTGGCCCTGGCCGCCGGCACGGCCGATACCGCCCGGCTGGAAGTGCGCCGCGCGCGGCAGCTGCTGGGCGACAAGCCGCAGGTGCTGCTGCTCTCGGCCGAGGCTGAGCGCCTTAATGGCAGTGAGGAAGGGGCGACCGAGGCTTTCCAGGCGCTGGCGGCACGCGAGGATGCGAGGTTCCTCGGCCTGCGTGGATTGCTGCGCCAGGCCATCCAGCGGCAGGACTGGCCCGCCGCCCAGCAGCTGGCGCGGGAGGCCGAGGCCGCCCAGCCCGGCGCCGCCTGGCTGCGCGAGGAGCGCGCCGCCCTGGCGCTGCGCACGCGGGACTGGCGCGAGGCACTGGCCCTGGCTGCCCCCAAGGCCCCGAAGGCGCAGCTGGCCATGGCCGCCGCGCGGCAGGAACAGGACCCCGCCCAGGCGGCCGAGCTGGAGCGGCAGGCCTTCCAGGCCGATCCGGGCTTCGCCCCTGCCGCCGTGGCCTATGCGGCGCGGCTGGAAGCGGCCGGTTCCCACCGCAAGGCGCGCGGCGTGCTGGAGCAGGCCTGGGCCGCCATGCCGCATCCCGACATCGCCGCCGCCTATCTGGACCGGGAGAGCGATCCGCTGGAGCGGGTGAAGCTGGCGGAGGCGCTGGTCCATGCCAACCGCAACCATCCCGAGAGCCGCCTGCTGCTGGCCCGTACCGCCCTGGCCGCGTCCCTGACCGGCCGCGCGCGGCAGGAACTGGAGGCCCTGGTGCAGGAAGGCACCGCCGATACCCGCGCCTATCTTGCGCTGGTGGAGCTGGAGCAGGTGGAGCATGGTGAGAGCGCCGTGGCCCGCGCCGCCGAGGCCCGCTGGCTGCGCGCCGCCACGGCCGCGCCTTCGGAGCCGCGCTGGCGCTGTGGCCATTGCGGCAAGCTGCACGCGCAATGGGTGCCGGTCTGCGATGCCTGCGGCACGGCCGGCGAGGTCGCCTGGCAGCCCGGCCCGGCGCAGATCCTGCCGCGCGCCTGA
- a CDS encoding NAD(P)H-dependent glycerol-3-phosphate dehydrogenase, with translation MSGTAGGGPARIAVIGAGAWGTALAIQAMRAGAETVLWARDPARAAAMQATRENAAHLPGQPLPEGLRVTADAGEALEGAALALLVVPSQHLAGVLAGLPALPPSLIAAKGVELGTLRLPLEIVTEMRPGLPAGVLSGPNFAREVAAGLPAAAVVASTDARLRETAAGQLSTPCFRLYGQDDPVGVEVGGAAKNVIAIAAGAVIGAGLGENARAALVTRGLAEIARLAVALGGRADTVAGLSGLGDLLLTCTGGSSRNFSLGLALGQGQRLEDILAARNSVTEGVATAPAMLARAATVGVEMPITAAVADVLSGRADVAGAVEQLMTRPRRREV, from the coding sequence ATGAGCGGGACTGCCGGGGGCGGCCCGGCCAGGATCGCCGTCATCGGGGCCGGGGCCTGGGGCACCGCCCTGGCCATCCAGGCCATGCGCGCCGGGGCGGAGACCGTGCTCTGGGCCCGCGACCCCGCGCGCGCCGCCGCGATGCAGGCGACACGCGAGAATGCCGCCCATCTGCCGGGGCAGCCGCTGCCGGAAGGGCTGCGCGTCACCGCCGATGCCGGGGAGGCGCTGGAAGGCGCCGCGCTGGCATTGCTGGTGGTGCCGTCCCAGCATCTGGCCGGAGTGCTGGCGGGGCTACCGGCCCTGCCGCCCAGCCTGATCGCCGCCAAGGGCGTCGAGCTCGGCACGTTGCGCCTGCCGCTGGAAATCGTCACGGAGATGCGGCCGGGCCTGCCGGCGGGCGTGCTCTCCGGCCCCAATTTCGCGCGGGAGGTGGCGGCCGGGCTGCCGGCGGCCGCCGTCGTGGCCAGCACCGATGCCCGGCTGCGGGAGACGGCGGCGGGGCAGCTCTCCACCCCCTGCTTCCGCCTTTACGGGCAGGATGACCCGGTGGGGGTGGAAGTCGGCGGCGCGGCGAAGAACGTCATCGCCATCGCCGCCGGCGCGGTGATCGGCGCCGGACTGGGCGAGAATGCGCGCGCCGCGCTGGTCACGCGCGGGCTGGCGGAAATCGCCCGGCTGGCCGTGGCGCTGGGTGGGCGGGCGGATACGGTGGCCGGGCTCTCGGGCCTCGGCGACCTGCTGCTGACCTGCACGGGCGGCAGCAGCCGCAATTTCTCGCTGGGCCTGGCGCTCGGCCAGGGGCAGCGGCTGGAGGATATCCTGGCCGCGCGCAACAGCGTGACGGAGGGCGTGGCCACCGCCCCGGCCATGCTGGCACGGGCCGCGACGGTGGGGGTGGAAATGCCGATCACCGCCGCCGTGGCCGATGTGCTGAGCGGCCGGGCGGATGTGGCCGGCGCGGTGGAACAGCTCATGACCCGGCCGAGGCGGCGAGAGGTCTGA
- the tsaD gene encoding tRNA (adenosine(37)-N6)-threonylcarbamoyltransferase complex transferase subunit TsaD yields MLIRGPVLGLEASCDETAAAVLAPDGTVLAEAVRSQLAEHTPFGGVVPEIAARAHLAHLPALTADVLARAGVKAADLGGIAATSGPGLIGGLIVCATFGKGMAIAHDLPFVAVNHLEGHALTARLPGLVEGGAKFPYLLLLLSGGHCQCVAVEGLGQYRRLGSTLDDAVGEAFDKSAKLMGLPWPGGPALERLAQTGDPHRFPLPRPMLGRPGCDFSFSGLKTAVAQTIPKLRTGQDRADLAATFQRVVAAVLADRAKNALAMMDGPTAMVVAGGVAANQAVRVALAGVAEKHGLPLVAPPIRLCTDNAVMIAWAGIERLRAGLTDPLDHAPRPRWPLAELAA; encoded by the coding sequence GTGCTGATCAGGGGTCCGGTTCTGGGATTGGAGGCGAGTTGCGACGAAACCGCCGCCGCCGTGCTGGCGCCGGACGGCACCGTGCTGGCGGAAGCCGTGCGCAGCCAGCTGGCGGAACACACGCCTTTCGGCGGCGTGGTGCCGGAGATCGCGGCCCGCGCGCATCTGGCGCATCTGCCGGCGCTGACGGCCGATGTGCTGGCCCGCGCCGGGGTGAAGGCTGCGGATCTCGGCGGCATCGCCGCCACCTCCGGCCCCGGGCTGATCGGCGGGCTGATCGTCTGCGCCACCTTCGGCAAGGGCATGGCCATCGCCCATGACCTGCCCTTCGTGGCCGTGAACCACCTGGAGGGACATGCGCTGACGGCGCGGCTGCCGGGGTTGGTCGAGGGCGGGGCGAAGTTCCCCTACCTGCTGCTGCTGCTCTCCGGCGGGCATTGCCAGTGCGTGGCGGTGGAAGGGCTCGGCCAGTACCGCCGCCTCGGCTCCACGCTGGACGACGCCGTGGGCGAGGCCTTCGACAAATCCGCCAAGCTGATGGGCCTGCCCTGGCCCGGCGGCCCGGCGCTGGAGAGGCTGGCGCAGACGGGCGACCCCCACCGCTTCCCCCTGCCCCGGCCGATGCTGGGGCGGCCGGGCTGCGACTTCTCCTTCAGCGGCCTCAAGACCGCCGTGGCGCAGACCATCCCGAAGCTGCGGACCGGGCAGGACCGCGCCGACCTCGCCGCCACCTTCCAGCGCGTGGTGGCCGCCGTGCTGGCGGACCGGGCGAAGAACGCACTGGCCATGATGGACGGCCCCACCGCCATGGTGGTGGCCGGCGGCGTCGCGGCCAACCAGGCGGTGCGCGTCGCCCTGGCCGGGGTAGCGGAGAAGCACGGCCTGCCGCTGGTGGCGCCGCCCATCCGCCTCTGCACCGACAATGCCGTCATGATCGCCTGGGCCGGCATCGAGCGCCTGCGCGCCGGACTGACCGACCCGCTGGACCACGCCCCCCGCCCCCGCTGGCCGCTCGCGGAGCTTGCTGCATGA
- a CDS encoding cadherin repeat domain-containing protein, with translation MANPVATGVVPGTILENNRPGDWVASLTLTGAEGVTAVALTGAGAAHFTAVLDAARGIVTIVPATAFDREAYPAESDPVFTFGLSLHFASGWRDTGQSWPVVLQGVDDTPPQSLGFSSGGVVLENDVGATIGVLQATDPDTPANALEYSVAWPDSAWFEVVDRTLKLRDGVDLLREGGTDRSVMIEVSDGRQSAAFAVTVKVLNVTSEDDLPAPPPVSPPPPPPVSPPPPPPVSPPPPPPVSPPPPPPVSPPPPPPVSPPPPPPVSPPPVSPPPPPPVSPPPPPPVSPPPPPPVSPPPPPPVSPPPPVSPPPPPVSPPPPPPVSPPPPPPVSPPPPPPVSPPPVSPPPPPPVSPPPPVSPPPTTGLAAAATTGLAAAATAGLAAAATGGLATAGLATAATTGLAATAGLTTTTTGLATAATAGLAAAATAATAGLATAATAGLAAATGLAATAASLATVATTAHAGRNAPWLHQGLAGSRHLTAPGLGGGAHCHGP, from the coding sequence ATGGCCAATCCGGTGGCAACGGGCGTGGTGCCCGGCACTATCCTGGAGAACAACCGCCCGGGAGACTGGGTGGCCAGCCTGACGCTGACCGGCGCAGAGGGCGTGACGGCGGTTGCGCTGACAGGCGCCGGCGCGGCGCATTTCACCGCCGTGCTGGACGCGGCGCGGGGCATCGTGACCATCGTGCCCGCCACGGCCTTCGACCGGGAGGCATATCCCGCAGAGAGCGACCCGGTCTTCACCTTCGGTCTCTCTCTGCACTTCGCCAGCGGATGGCGAGATACCGGCCAATCCTGGCCGGTGGTGCTGCAGGGGGTGGACGATACGCCGCCACAGAGTCTCGGCTTCTCCTCCGGCGGCGTGGTGCTGGAGAACGATGTCGGCGCCACGATCGGCGTGTTGCAGGCCACCGATCCGGACACGCCGGCGAACGCGCTGGAATACAGCGTGGCCTGGCCGGATTCCGCCTGGTTCGAGGTGGTGGATCGCACCCTGAAGCTGCGCGACGGCGTGGACCTGCTGCGGGAAGGTGGCACCGACCGCAGCGTGATGATCGAGGTCTCGGACGGCCGGCAAAGCGCCGCCTTCGCCGTGACGGTGAAGGTGCTGAACGTGACGAGCGAGGACGATCTGCCCGCGCCACCACCGGTCTCGCCACCGCCACCGCCACCGGTCTCGCCACCGCCGCCACCACCGGTCTCGCCACCGCCGCCACCACCGGTCTCGCCGCCGCCGCCACCACCGGTCTCGCCACCGCCGCCACCACCGGTCTCGCCGCCGCCGCCACCGCCGGTCTCGCCACCGCCGGTCTCGCCACCGCCGCCACCACCGGTCTCGCCGCCGCCGCCACCGCCGGTCTCGCCGCCGCCGCCACCGCCGGTCTCGCCACCGCCGCCACCACCGGTCTCGCCGCCACCGCCGGTCTCACCACCACCACCACCGGTCTCGCCGCCGCCGCCACCACCGGTCTCGCCGCCGCCGCCACCGCCGGTCTCGCCGCCGCCGCCACCGCCGGTCTCGCCACCGCCGGTCTCGCCACCGCCGCCACCACCGGTCTCGCCGCCACCGCCGGTCTCACCACCACCCACCACCGGTCTCGCCGCCGCCGCCACCACCGGTCTCGCCGCCGCCGCCACCGCCGGTCTCGCCGCCGCCGCCACCGGCGGTCTCGCCACCGCCGGTCTCGCCACCGCCGCCACCACCGGTCTCGCCGCCACCGCCGGTCTCACCACCACCACCACCGGTCTCGCCACCGCCGCCACCGCCGGTCTCGCCGCCGCCGCCACCGCCGCCACCGCCGGTCTCGCCACCGCCGCCACCGCCGGTCTCGCCGCCGCCACCGGTCTCGCCGCCACCGCCGCCAGTCTCGCCACCGTCGCCACCACCGCTCACGCTGGGCGAAACGCACCATGGCTTCACCAAGGTCTCGCCGGATCTCGTCACCTCACTGCGCCTGGTCTGGGAGGCGGAGCGCATTGTCACGGGCCCTGA
- a CDS encoding 23S rRNA (adenine(2030)-N(6))-methyltransferase RlmJ, whose amino-acid sequence MNYRHAFHAGNFADCMKHALLLRLLRRLEVKETPFRVLDTHAGIGTYDLTGSEAERTGEWQRGVGRLMEITEGPLAEWLALLRRAGFPPVYPGSPSLTRMVLRPNDRLVLCELHEQDHATLRALFRGDPQVAVHKRDGWEALTALTPFQEKRGLVLIDPPFEEEGEFERMAEGIATVAHRFRAGVQAAWYPIKHRAPVRAFHTALSDSGVRDIIACEIWLREPTDPQRLNGCGLVVVNPPWKFGEEAEAILAALLEKLGGGERGEGFAVTRLAEE is encoded by the coding sequence ATGAACTATCGTCACGCCTTCCATGCCGGCAATTTCGCCGACTGCATGAAGCACGCCCTGCTGCTGCGCCTGCTGCGGCGGCTGGAGGTGAAGGAAACCCCCTTCCGCGTGCTGGATACCCATGCCGGCATCGGCACCTATGACCTGACCGGCAGCGAGGCCGAGCGCACGGGCGAATGGCAGCGCGGCGTCGGCCGGCTGATGGAGATCACCGAGGGGCCGCTGGCGGAATGGCTGGCCCTGCTGCGCCGCGCCGGCTTCCCGCCCGTCTATCCCGGCAGCCCCAGCCTGACCCGCATGGTGCTGCGGCCCAATGACCGCCTCGTGCTCTGCGAGTTGCATGAGCAGGACCACGCCACGCTGCGCGCCCTGTTCCGGGGCGACCCGCAGGTGGCCGTCCATAAGCGCGACGGCTGGGAGGCGCTGACCGCCCTCACCCCCTTCCAGGAGAAGCGCGGGCTGGTGCTGATCGACCCGCCCTTCGAGGAGGAGGGCGAGTTCGAGCGGATGGCCGAGGGGATCGCCACCGTGGCGCACCGCTTCCGCGCCGGGGTGCAGGCTGCCTGGTATCCCATCAAGCACCGTGCCCCCGTGCGCGCCTTCCACACCGCCCTGTCCGACAGCGGGGTGCGGGATATCATCGCCTGCGAGATCTGGCTGCGGGAGCCGACGGACCCGCAGCGGCTGAATGGCTGCGGCCTGGTGGTGGTCAACCCGCCCTGGAAGTTCGGGGAGGAGGCCGAGGCCATCCTTGCCGCCCTGCTGGAGAAGCTGGGCGGGGGCGAGCGGGGCGAAGGCTTCGCCGTGACCCGGCTGGCCGAGGAATGA